One segment of Panicum virgatum strain AP13 chromosome 1K, P.virgatum_v5, whole genome shotgun sequence DNA contains the following:
- the LOC120712624 gene encoding uncharacterized protein LOC120712624 encodes MKAAAGGGGKESPAASLLRFVLLLLLPLTVLYIFYTLHAILSSTPACPPDDLVTAKGMMATALPVSHLITNNNSLASSMPSPPPPPPPPAATTLQHVVFGIAASARLWEKRKEYIKIWWRPGGGMRGFVWMDRAVRSSSVPEGLPPIKVSSDTSGFRYTHRRGHRSAIRISRIVSETFRLGLPGVRWFVMGDDDTVFLPDNLLAVLGRLDHRQPYYIGSPSESHLQNIYFSYGMAFGGGGFAISQPLAARLERMQDACIRRYPSLYGSDDRIQACMAELGVPLTRHPGFHQYDVYGDLLGLLAAHPVAPLVSLHHLDVVRPLFPGARSRPAAVRRLFEGPVMLDSAGVMQQSICYDEARRWTVSVAWGFVVMVARGVIPPREMETPARTFLNWYRRADYKSHAFNTRPLARNPCEQPALYYLAAARRAVARGGETTVTRYQRWRRRGEARPACRWKIPDPDALLDSVLVVKKPDPALWERSPRRNCCRVLSSPGVGEDGNKTMTIDVGVCEDWEVNQL; translated from the exons AtgaaggccgccgccggaggaggcggcaagGAGAGCCCGGCGGCCTCCCTCCTCCGCTTcgtcctcctgctcctgctcccgcTCACCGTCCTCTACATCTTCTACACCCTCCACGCCATCCTCTCCTCCACCCCCGCCTGCCCGCCGGATGACCTCGTCACAGCCAAGGGCATGATGGCCACCGCCTTGCCCGTCTCCCACCTTAttaccaacaacaacagcctcGCATCGTCaatgccatcgccgccgccgccgccccctcctcccgcgGCGACGACGCTGCAGCACGTGGTGTTCGGCATCGCGGCGTCGGCGCGCCTGTGGGAGAAGCGCAAGGAGTACATCAAGATCTGGTGGCGCCCCGGCGGGGGCATGCGCGGCTTCGTGTGGATGGACCGCGCCGTGCGGTCTTCCAGCGTGCCGGAGGGCTTGCCGCCCATCAAGGTCTCCTCGGACACCTCCGGCTTCCGTTACAcgcaccgccgcggccaccgctccgccatccgcATCTCCCGCATCGTCTCCGAGACGTTCCGCCTGGGCCTCCCCGGCGTGCGGTGGTTCGTCATGGGCGACGACGACACCGTCTTCCTCCCGGACAACCTCCTCGCGGTGCTCGGCAGGCTCGACCACCGGCAGCCCTACTACATCGGGTCCCCCTCCGAGAGCCACCTGCAGAACATCTACTTCTCCTACGGCATggcgttcggcggcggcggcttcgccaTCAGCCAGCCGCTGGCGGCGCGGCTGGAGCGGATGCAGGACGCGTGCATCCGGCGCTACCCGTCGCTGTACGGCAGCGACGACCGCATCCAGGCGTGCATGGCGGAGCTCGGCGTGCCGCTGACCAGGCACCCGGGGTTCCACCAGTACGACGTGTACGGCGACCTCCtgggcctcctcgccgcgcacCCCGTGGCGCCGCTCGTGTCGCTGCACCACCTCGACGTGGTGCGGCCGCTGTTCCCGGGCGCGCGGTCCcgcccggcggcggtgcggaggcTGTTCGAGGGGCCCGTGATGCTGGACTCGGCGGGGGTGATGCAGCAGTCCATCTGCTACGACGAGGCCAGGCGGTGGACGGTGTCCGTGGCGTGGGGGTTCGTGGTCATGGTGGCGCGCGGCGTGATCCCGCCGCGGGAGATGGAGACCCCCGCGCGGACGTTCCTCAACTGGTACCGGCGCGCCGACTACAAGTCGCACGCCTTCAACACGCGGCCGCTGGCGCGCAACCCGTGCGAGCAGCCGGCGCTCTActacctggcggcggcgcggcgggcggtggcgcgcgggggGGAGACCACCGTCACGAGGtaccagcggtggcggcggcgcggcgaggcgcgccCGGCGTGCCGGTGGAAGATCCCCGACCCGGACGCGCTGCTCGACAGCGTGCTCGTGGTTAAGAAGCCCGACCCCGCACTGTGGGAACGG TCTCCCAGGCGGAATTGTTGCAGGGTGCTGTCGTCTCCCGGGGTAGGAGAGGACGGGAACAAGACGATGACCATAGACGTGGGTGTATGTGAGGACTGGGAGGTCAACCAACTGTAA